The segment CGCCTCCCGTGACCGAGCTCGACGGAGGCCAGTGCCAGGGGCAGATACGCGCCCGTACGGTCACAGGACGGGCGACGCTGGAAGGAAACCATGTGACTCGGATCTCGGTCCGGGGAGTCGCCGTCGTCTCCGCCACCGCGGTGACCGCCGTCGGCGCCGTCGTGGGCGCGGCCTCCGGTAGTGAGGGCAAGGCCGTCCAGACGGTCGACGTCGCGAGCGCCACGCTGCTCGCCGACGCACCCACCGGGGCGCAGGCCCAGAACGTCAGCGACGGCATCGGCCGGCAGGCCGACGCCCAGCAGGTCTCCGCCGACGCCGCCGCCAAGAAGGCCGCCGAAGAGGCCGCCCGGCAGAAGGCCGCGGCCGACGCCCAGGCCAAGGCCGACGCGGACAAGGCCGCCAAGGAGGCCGAGGCCAAGCGCGCCAAGGAGGAGGCCAACCGGGCCGCCGCCCGCAGCGTGCTGGCCACCATCAGCCCCGGCTCGGTCCAGGACATGGCGCTGCAGATCGTCGGCGACGCCAACCAGTTCCAGTGCTTCAGCCAGATCGTGAAGCGCGAGAGCGGCTGGAACTACACCGCCACCAACGCCTCCTCCGGCGCCTACGGCCTGGTCCAGGCGCTGCCCGGCTCCAAGATGGCCTCGGCCGGCGCGGACTGGCGGACCAACCCCGAGACCCAGATCAAGTGGGGCCTCAGCTACATGAACAGCCGCTACGGCAGCCCCTGCGGCGCCTGGTCGTTCTGGCAGGCCCACAACTGGTATTAGGCCGACCCGGCCCCGAAGGGCCCCGGCTCCCGCGACAGGGAGCCGGGGCCCTTCGCGTCGTCCTGCCCTTCGCGTCGTCGTGCCGGCCGCGTCGTCGTGCCGGGGGCGGGCCGCCCCGCCCCGGCGGCGCTGACCAGTGCGCCGCGGGCGGCGGCGGCTCGGTGCGGACGCGGGGGAACGGAGCGGGTCCTGGTTGTCTCCGCTCCCGGCCGGTCCGCCGGCGGAAGGTCCGTCCCGCTCACACCCCTTCCCCGACCCCGCCGGGCAAAACCTCCCGGTAGCAGGCGATTTGCCGGAATCCGTTCCCGGGCGGCCCGGACACCCCCGAGACCCGGTCCCCCGGCGGCGGGTAGCGTTCCTCACCGACGGCCGCGCGACCCGCGGCCGACAGCGGACCGACAGCGGGGGAGACCGGGAAGTGACGGAAGAGACGGGCGGCAGCCGCTGGCGCGGCCTCGCCAAGGTGGGCGCGGTCGCCGCCGGACTGTTCGCGGCGGCCGAACGCCGCCGCCGGGCGGCCATCTCCGCCGAGGCGCACGCCCTCGCCACCGAACAGGCCGTCGAACTCGCCGCCGAACGGGCCGCCCTGCTCACCGCCGAGCAGACCGCCCGCCAACTCGCCGGACACACCGCCGGACCGGCCGAGGACCGGGCCGCCCCGCCCGCACCACCGGAAGGAGGGGCCGTGCGCGCCGACGACACCGTCCCCGCCCCGCGCGCCCCGCAGGCCGACGAACAGCAGCCGCCCCTCGCCCCGTTGGGCCGGCCCGCCAACCCGGTGGACGCCGTCCCCTGGACGCTGCGGGTCGCCGCCGAGTCGACCTGGCGGCTGCTGCTGCTCGGCGTCGCCCTCTACGTGGTGCTCCGGGTCGTCGACACCCTCAAGCTGGTCGCCTTCGCCGCCGTCGCCGCGCTGCTCATCTCCGCGCTGCTCGAACCCACCGTCTCCTGGCTGCGCCGGCACGGCGTCCCCCGCTCGCTGGCCGCCGCGATGACCTTCCTGGCCGGCCTGGCCAGCATCGCCCTGGTCGGCTGGTTCGTGTTCTGGCAGGTCTCCAGCAACCTCGACTCGGTCACCACCCAGGTGCAGGCCGGTGTCCTGAAGCTGCGCGGCTGGCTGCTCAACGGCCCGTTCCACCTGACGCCCGACCAGATCAACAACTTCACCAACCAGATCACCACCGCCATCGGCAAGAACTCCGAGCAGCTCACCTCGGCCGGCTTCACCGGCGTCACCATCGCCGTCGAACTGCTCACCGGCGTGGTGCTCACCGCGTTCACCACGTTCTTCCTGCTCTACGACGGCGCCCGGATCTGGAGCTGGGTGCTGCGCGGCCTGCCCCGGCACTCCCGCTACGCGATGGCCGGCGCCGGCCCCAAGGCGTGGGCCACCCTCACCGCGTACGTCCGCGGCACCGTCGTCGTCGCCTTCATCGACGCGCTCTGCATCGGGATCGGGCTCGGCGTGCTCGGCGTGCCGATGGCGATGCCGCTCGCCGTGATCATCTTCCTGGGCGCGTTCGTGCCGCTGGTCGGCGCGCTCGTCACCGGCACCATCGCGGTGCTGATCGCGCTGGTCACGGTCGGCCTCGGCAAGGCGCTGATCGCCCTCGCGATCCTGGTCGGCGTCCAGCAGTTGGAGGGCCACATCCTGCAGCCGCTCATCCTCGGCCGCGCCGTCCGGGTCCACCCGCTGGCCGTGGTCCTCGGCGTCGCCGCCGGCTCCATCCTCGGCGGCATCCCCGGCGCGATCGTCGCCGTCCCGCTGATCGCCGTCACCAACACCGTCACCGGCCACCTCCGCCAGCGCAACGCGGCCGGCCAGCAGGTCTTCCAGGCCATCGAGGCCGCCCGCAAGCAGTAGCGGCCCGGCGTACGGCGACGGGTCCGCCCGGGAGAGAACCGATCTCTCCCGGGCGGACCCGTCACCGTGCCTGCCGCCGCCGCCCTCAGCGGGGCAGCTGCGCCTCCGCGTCCAGCACCGCGGCGACGGCCTGGACGGTCGCCGCGATCTTGATCGCGGCCTGGATGACCTCGCGGTCGACGCCCGCCTTGCGCAGCACGCCCTCGTGCGAGTCGAGGCACTGGCCGCAGCCGTTGATCGCCGAGACGGCGAAGGACCACAGCTCGAAGTCGACCTTGTCGACGCCCGGGTTGCCGATGATGTTCATCCGCAGGCCGGCCCGCATCGTCCCGTACTCCTTGTCGGAGAGCAGGTGCAGCGTCCGGTAGTAGACGTTGTTCATCGCCATGACCGCCGCCGCGCCCTTGGCGGCCTCGTAGGCCTCGGGCTTCAGGTTGGCCCTGGCCTCGGGCTCCAGCTCGCGCAGCACGCTCGCCGAGCGGGTGGCCATCGCGCAGGCCAGGACGGTGCCCCAGAGCTGCTGCTCGGGCAGGTCGGAGTTGCCGATCACCGAGCCGAGGTTGAGCTTGAGGTCCTTGGCGTAGTCCGGCAGGGCGGCCTTGAGTTCGTCGAGCGCCATCGGGGTCAGCCGGCCAGCAGGGACTGGGCGTCGAGGGTGTCCTCGCCCTTGGTCCAGTTGCACGGGCACAGCTCGTCGGTCTGCAGGGCGTCGAGGACCCGCAGCACCTCCTTGGGGTTCCGGCCGACGGAGCCGGCGGTCACCATGACGAACTGGATCTCGTTGTTCGGGTCGACGATGAAGACCGCGCGCTGGGCGGTGCCGTCCGCGCCCTCGACGCCGCAGGCCCGCATCAGGTCGTGCTTGACGTCGGCGAGCATCGGGAAGGGCAGGTCGCGCAGGTCCTTGTGGTCCTTGCGCCAGGCGTGGTGGACGTACTCGGAGTCGCCGGAGACGCCGAGGATCTGGGCGTCGCGGTCGGCGAACTCCTCGTTCAGCTTGCCGAACGCGGCGATCTCGGTCGGGCAGACGAAGGTGAAGTCCATCGGCCAGAAGAACACCACGCGCCACTTGCCCTCGTAGGACTTGTGGTTGATCTCGGCGAACGCGCTCGCGGCGTCGAGGTCCACGCAGGCGTTGAGTTCGTACTCGGGGAACTTGTCGCCGATCGTCAGCACGTCGCATCTCCAGGGTGTGGGACGAGGGATGTCCGGATTGCGGACATTTCCCAGCCTTGCACATGGTTACTGATCAGTGAAATCGGTTCTGCCGCGGCCCGCGATAGGCAAGTCCGATCAGTGCGGCAGACTGGGGCCAGCGCACCCGCACCGGCAGGAAGCACCACCGTGAAGCCCAGCACGCCCCGCACCCCCACCGTCTCCCAGCTGCGGGCCTTCGCCGCCGTCGCCGAGCACCGGCACTTCCGGGACGCCGCGGCCGCGATCGGCACCAGCCAGTCCGCGCTCTCCGGGGCGGTCGCCGCGCTGGAGGAGTCGCTCGGCGCGCAGCTGGTCGAGCGGACCACCCGCAAGGTCGTGATCACCCCGCTCGGGGAGCGGATCGCCGGGCACTCCCGCCGGGTGCTGTCCGCGCTGCACGCGCTCACCGAGGAGGCCGAGGCCGCCCGCCGCCCGTTCACCGGGCCGCTGCACCTCGGAGTGATCCCGACCGTCGCACCGTACCTGCTGCCCACCGTGCTGCGGCTGGTCCGCGGCACCTACCCCGACCTCGAACTGCACGTCCACGAGGAGCGCACCCCCTCGCTGCTGAACGGCCTCGCCGACGGGCGGCTCGACCTGCTGCTGCTCGCGCTGCCCGCCGGCGGGCCGCTGCCGGTGGCCGAGATCCCGCTGTTCGACGAGGACTTCGTGCTGGTGGTGCCGCCCGAGCACGAGCTCTCCGGCCGGGTCGACGTCCCCCGCGACGTCCTGCTCGACCTGGACGTCCTGCTGCTGGAGGAAGGCCACTGCCTGCGCGACCAGGCCCTGGAGATCTGCCGCGAGGCCGGCGCCGAGCAGGCCGGCGGCAGCACCCGGGCCGCCGGACTCGCCACCCTGGTGCAGCTGGTGGCCGGCGGCCTCGGCTGTACCCTGCTGCCCGCCACCGCGCTCGACGTCGAGACCGGCCGCACCGACCGGCTCGCCGCCGTCCGGTTCGCCCAGCCCGCCCCCGGCCGCCGGATCGGCCTCGCCCACCGCCCCGGCTCCGCCCGCACCGGCGAGTACGGCCGGTTCGCGGCCGCCCTCCGCGAGGCCCTGCGCGGCCTGCCGGTCCGGCTCGCCGCGCCGCCCGCCGCGCCGCCCGCCGTGCCGAAGGGCCCCACCGGAACGGGTGACCCCGCCACCGCCCGGCCGAGTTGACGCCGCGTCACCTTCACCCGCCGGTCGGGCGTGCGGCGGCCGGGACACGGGCATAAACCCGTCCGAGGGGGTGGTGCCGGTGTACGTGTCGCGGATCAGGGTCTCCGGGGTGAAGTGCTTCGACGGCGCGCGCGAGGTCGACCTGGCGATCCCGCCCGGCCCGGGCTGGACGGTCTTCGCCGGCCCGAACGGCAGCGGCAAGACCACCCTGCTGCGCGCCCTCGCGATGGCGCTCGGCGCCCTGCCCTCCGGCCCGCCCGCCCGCTGGGGCGCCCGCGGCTGGGTGCGCGCCGACCCCGCGCCGCGCTGGCGGGTCGGCGACCCGCCCGGCCCCGCCCGGGCCCGCTACCCGCTGCCCGCCGAGGGCCGCCGTGTCCCGCTGGACGCCGACCTGCTCGCCGAGGTGCTGCCGGCCGGCTGGCGGGTCAGCGACCCGGAGCGCCAGCACGTCGCCCGCGCCGGCACCGACCTCCCGCTGGACGAACTCGGCGACGGCACCGCCGCGTTGGCCCGCCTGGTCAGCTGGCTCGCGGCCGCCCCCGAGACCCCCGGCCCGGTCCTGCTCGACGACGTCGACCGGCACCTGCACCCGCGCTGGCAGCAGCGGCTCGGCCCCTGGCTGACCGCGCGCTTCCCGCACACCCAGTTCCTGGTCGCCACCCACAGCCCGTACGTCTGCCAGGCCGCCGACCCCGGCGCCCTGGTCCGGCTGCCCGGCCCCGACGAGGACCGCGCCCCCTACCGGCTGGACGAGGAGATCCGGCAGCGGGTGCTCTACGGCAGCGGTGAGGACACCGCGCTCTCCGAACTCTTCGCCCTGCCCAGCGCCTACTCGCCCGCCGCCGAGGCCGAACGCCGGATGCTGGTCCGGCTGGAGCGCAAGATGTACGCCGGGCAGGCCACCGACGCCGAGCTCGCCGCGTACCGCGAACTCGGCGCCAGGCTCAACAGCTCGCTGACCGCCCGGATCGACGAGGTCACCGCCCGGCTGCTCGGCAGGGACGGGTGATCCCGCTCCAGCGGCCGCCGCTCCAGGCCCGGCTGGCCGCCGAACTCGCCCGCGCCACCGACCGGATACGCGCCGACGGGCCCGACACCGCCACCGGGCGCGCCGCCTGGCGCCGCGCCGTCCGCCCCAAGGCCCAACTCCGGCTGATGCTCCGGCAGATGGCGCCCGGCCTGGAACGCTGCATGTACTGCGGCGACAACCTCGGCACCGACATCGACCACTTCGAACCGATCGCCCAGGCCCCGCTGCGCACCTTCGACTGGCAGAACCACCTGCTGGCCTGCGCGCACTGCAACAGCAACCGCAAGCGCGACCTCTTCCCGCGCGACCCCGCCACCGGCGACGGCCTGCTGGTCGACCCCTGCCGCGAGGACCCGGCCGACCACCTGCGGCTCTACCTGGACTCCGGCGCGTACGACCCGCTGACCGTCCGCGGCGAGGCCACCATCGAGGTGTTCGGCCTCAACGAGCGGCCCGAACTCGTCCGCGGCCGCCGGATGATGTTCGCCGTGGTCAAGGCCCTGCTGCTGGCCCACCGGGCCGCCGGCACCCCGGCCGAGGCCGCCGAGTACGCCGCCGCGCTGCGCGAGATCCACCACGCCGACGTGCTGCGCACCGTCCTCGCGCTGCGCCGCAGCCGCCCGCTGGCACACGCCGTGCTCGGCCCCGAGGTGCTCGCGGCGCTCGAACAACTGGTGTCCCGGCCAGGGGGGTTCGGCGGCTGATCAGCCCCGCTCCAGCCGCTGCTCGAACCAGACCACCTTGCCCGCGCCCAGCCGGGTCGCCCCCCAGCGGTCCGCGCACCGGGAGACTATCTGCAGCCCGCGCCCGCGCTCCTCCTCCGGCCCGGCCCGGCGGCTGCGCGGCAGGGCCGGGGAGTCGTCGCCGACCTCGCAGCGCAGCAGCGACGTCCGCACCAGCCGCAGCGTCACCGGCCGGGTGGCGTGCTGGATCGCGTTGGTGACCAGCTCGCTGACCATCAACTCGCAGTTCTCCGCCAGGTGTTCGAGCCCCCAGCGGCGCAGCGCGTGCCCGGCCAGCCGGCGCGCCCGGCCCGGCGTCTCGTGCCGGGGCTGCAGGTGCCAGTGCGCCACGTCCTCGGCCGGGATGCCGTCGAACGCGGCCGCCAGCAGCGCGATGTCGTCCGCCCGGTCGCCCGCCGGCAGGATCCGCAGCGCCTCCTGGCACAGCTGCTCGGGGGTGAGCCGGTGGCCGCCCGCCAGCCGGGCCCGCAGCAGCTCCAGGCCGGTGCCCAGCGGGCGGCGCCGGGTCTCGACCAGGCCGTCGGTGAACAGCAGCAGCGCCGAACCGGGCGGCGCGGGCAGCTCCACCGAGGAGAAGTCCACGCCGCCGACGCCGATCGGCGCGCCCGGCGGCAGGTCGAGCAGCTCGCTGGTGCCGTCCGGGGCGATCAGCACCGGCGGCACGTGCCCGGCGTTGGCGATCCGCACCCGGCCCGCGATCGGGTCGTACACCGCGTACACGCAGGTCGCCAAGTGGTGTTCGCGGCCCAGCCGCTGGGCCTGCTCGTCGAGGTGGTACAGCACCTCCTGCGGCGGCAGGTCGAGGCCCGCCAGGGTCTGCGCCGAGGTGCGCAGCTGGCCCATCACGGCGGCCGAGGTCAGCGAGTGGCCCATCACGTCGCCGGTGATCAGCGCGACCCGGTTGCCGGGCAGCGGGATCGAGTCGTACCAGTCGCCGCCGACCTGTGCGCCCCGCTCGCCCGGCAGGTAGCGGTGCGCCAGCCGGACGCCGTGCGGCTGCGGCAGGTGCGCGGGCAGCATCGAGCGCTGCAGCTCGTCGGCGATCTCCCACTCGCGGGTGTAGCGCAGCGCGGTGTCCACCGCCAGGCCGCCGTGGGTGGCCAGGTGCGCGGCGGTCGCCGCCTCGGCCGGGTCGAAGCCCGCCGGGGCGCCGTCCGGCCACGGGCGGCGGACCAGCAGCAGCATGCCGAGCGCCGCCTGCCGCCCGTGCAGCGGGAGCGCCAGCAGGGCCGCCCCGGCGGGCAGCCGGCCCAGCGCCCGCGCGCCCAGCAGTTCGGCGGCCAGGCCGCCGCGCCGGGCGTCCAGCGCCGCCGCCCCGCCCGGCGGACGGGCCGCCAGCGCGCGCTCCACCGCCCCGCCGGGCGGCACCGGCCGGGCCCCGGCGCGGCGGCCCAGCCTCGTCCCGCAGGTGTGCAGCACCCGCAGCGCCGCGGGCGGCCCGGGGTCGCGCTCGACGTCCGGCAGCGGGTCGCGGACCAGCACCACCAGGGCGTCCGCCAGCGCGGGGACGAGCACCCGGCCCAGGTTGCGCAGGGTGGCCGTCAGGTCCAGCGAGCTGTTGATCAGCCGGGTCGCCCGGTCCAGCGCGGCCAGCCGCTCCGCGAGCCGCCCGGGCGCGCCGGAGGGCGGCTCGTCCGGCCGCTCCTCGCCGGGCGGCGGGTGCCGCTGGACGGGAACGGCGGGCGGCTGCCCCGCCAGGGGTTCCAGGTGGTCGCGCACGGGCTGCCCGATCTGTGCAGATGTGGTCTCGGGGGCGTGGGGCTGAGCCGCGTCAGCCGGTGCGTCGACAGCGCAGGTACAGCTGGGTCTCCGGCGGCTGCGCGGAGCCGGCCGGCGCGTACGACTGGCTGTCCACCGCCTCGACCGCGAAACCGCCGTCGGCCAGCAGGGCGGCCAGCTCCTCGCGCAGGTAGCCGCTGACCCGGATCTCCTGCTCCAGGAACGGCAGCGGCGCGTCGTCCAGGTCGGCCTCGACCATGCCCAGCGCCAGCAGGCCGCCCGGGCGGAGCAGCGCGCGGACCCGGCCGAGGGTCTCGGCGATCTCGGCGCGGGGCAGCATCAGCAGCGAGAAGAAGGCCGTCGCGGCGTCCAGCGAACCGTTTCCTTCGGGGCCCAACTCCGGTACGCCCCACAGGGTTCCGGCGCTCTCCAGGCCGAGGTCCAGGACGTCCAGCCGGTGGAAGGCGGCGGCCGGGACGGCGGCCCGGGCCTGCGCCAGCATGCCCTCCGACAGGTCGACGCCGGTCACCCGCAGCCCGCCGTCCGCGAGTTGCCGGGCGGTCGGGTCGCCGGCCCCGCAGCCGACGTCCAGCACCCGGGCGCCGGACGGGAGTTCGGCCAGCAGCCAGTCGCCGGAGGCGAGCTGGCCGGCCCTGGCCGGAAACACTTCCTGGTAGCGGCCCCCGATGGCGTCGAACACGGCGGCCTGCCGTGCCCGTTCGGCCCGGCGCGCACCCGCCGCGGACGCCCGGTCGGCGTTGTCGGCGGCCGCGCTCTGTTCGTTGGTCACGATGATCTGGGCACCTCTCCCGCGTCCGTCCCGCCCGGCCCGTGGTGACCCGCGCAGCACGCCCGACCCTGGCCTTCGAGAATAAACGCGATCACCGCACGGTGGAGTCCGTTTCCGGCCAACTCGCGCGCCGTTGGGTGCTTATCGCCCGCCAGGGGAAGCACACCGGGGCCCGCCAGGGTAGTGCGCCAGGGTAGTGCGCCAGGGCGCCGCGCGCCGCATGGCGCGACCGGACCGGCCCCGCGCCAGGCCCGCGACCTGCACCGGCACCCGGCCGGCGGCGGCCGCGCGACGGCCCGGCGGTGGTCTTGTCGTGGGCCTGCCGCCGGCGTTTATCGAACGTCAATCGCCACCTGCCAAAGTCTTCTCAGCGCCGGGGAAGCGTCAAAGCGTTCCCGCAGCCGGGGGGCTGCGGGGACGCTGACGCCCCGGGGGGAAAGGCTTCCGCCTGGGGGGACCAGGGGGGTACCACGGGGGGAGCGGAAGCCTACGGCGCGATCGGGGGAGGGGAAGGCTCGGTGTGCCGAGAGGCGATGAGGTCCTGCACCGGTTGGGCCTCGGGCACACCGAGCCGGGTGAACACCGCGAGCGCCTCCCGGAGACACGCCAGCCCGCGCGAGGGCTGCCCCAGCTCCAGCAGCGCCTCGCCCAGCGCCGCGTTCGCCATCCCCTGGCAGTACGCGGCCTCGATCTCCCGGGCGATCGACAGCGACTCCTCGCCCGCCTCCGCCGCCGCCGCGAACTGGCCGTCCGCCAGCAGGCAGGCCGCCAGCCGGGCCAGCGAGTAGCCCTCCCAGATCGGGTGCCGGTGCTGCCGGTACAGCTCGTACGCCTCCCGCAGGTGCAGCGCCGCCTCGCCCGGCGAACCGGCCGCCCGCAGCACCACGCCCAACTGGTAGAGCGTGTCAGCCAGGCACGGCACGTTCCCGGACGCCCGGGCCGCCGCCACCGCCGCCCGCGCCGACTCCTCCGCCTCCGCGTGCCGGTCCAGCCCGACGTACGAGCGGGCCATGTTGCCCAGCAGCCGGGCCTCGCTGACCGGCGCGTCCAGGTGCGAGACGACCTCGCGGGCCTGCTCGTAGCGCGACAGCGCCTCGGCCGGGCGGCCCGCCATGATCAGGACGATCGCCAGGGCGTTCGCCGTGATCAGCCGGAGGATCGGGCGGTCGGTCGACTGCAGTTCCAGGCTCCGCGACAACTCCGACTCGGCATCGGCGAGTTCGCCGCCCACCCGGTGGATCTGCCCGAGCGCGGAGTGCACGCAGGCCAGCGCCAGCGGGTCCTGCCGGGCCGCCGGACTGGCCGCCGCCGCCCGGAGCATCGTCCGGATCCGCGGCGCCAGGATCGGCTCCTCGATCACCGACACCAGGCACAGCAGGATGTCCAGGGCCGGCCGCAGCACCGGCAGCGGCGCGTTGGCCGCCGCCTCGACGGCGCTCAGCAGGACGGACATCTCGGTGCGCAGCCAGTCGCGGGCGTCGTCGTTGTCGGGGAACGGCCGGCCCGGCGAGTCGGCCCGGTGCAGCGGCTCGATGTACAGGTCGTCCGGTTCGATCACCCGCAGCGCGTTCTGCATGGTGGCGTCCAGCAGGTCGAGCAGCCGGAGCAGCGCCGCCTGCTGCTGCTCCTCGTCCCCCAGCTTGGCGTTCTGCCGCTGCGCGTACAGGCGCAGCAGGTCGTGGTAGCGGTACCGGCCGGGAGTGAAGCACTCCAGCATGTTGGCCTCGACCAGGGCCTCCGCCAGCTCCTCGGCCTCCGGTTCGGGGACGCCGAGCAGCGCGGTGACGGCCGACAGCGGCAGGTCGGGGGAGTCGACCAGGGCGAGCAGCCGGAAGGCCCGGGCCTCGTCCGGCCGGAGCTGGGCGTAACCGAGCCCCAGGGTGGTCTCCACGGCGAGGTTGCCGAGCTGGAGCTCCTGGAGCCGGTTGCGCTGGTCCGCTAACCGCCGGGCCAGGTCGGAGACGCTCCAGCGCGGCCGGCTGGCCAGCCGGGCGGCGGCGATCCGGACCGCCAGCGGCAGGAACCCGCAGGAGGTGACCACCTGCAGCGCGGCCTCCGGCTCGGCGCCGACCCGTTCGGCGCCGACGATCGCCGAGAACAGCGCGAGCGCCTCGTCCGGGGTCAGCTCCTCGATGTCGACCAGGTGCGCGCCGGGGAGTTCGGCCAGCCGGGAGCGGCTGGTGACCATCACCGCGTTGCCGGAGACGCCGGGGATCAGCGGCCGCAACTGCCCGGCGTCGCGGGCGTTGTCGAGCAGGATCAGCATCCGCTTGTCGGCCAGCAGCGAGCGGTACAGCGCGGCGCGCTGCTCCAGCGAGTCGGGGGCGTCCGAGCTGCCGAGCGCGTGCAGGAAGTCGCCGAGCACCACGGCCGGGTCGGCGGGGGAGGCGCCCGCGCCGCGCAGGTCCACGTACAGCTGCCCGTCCGGGAAGTCCGGCCGCAGCGAGTGCGCGACGTGCACCGCGAGGGTGGTCTTGCCGACGCCGCCGATGCCGGCCAGCGAGGTCACCACGACGGCTTGGCCGGAACCCGCCCTCAGGACGTCCCGGAGCTCGTTGACCATCTTGCCGCGTCCGCTGAAGTCCGAGACGTCGGCCGGGAGTTGGGCGGGCGGCACGAACGGGGCCGGTTCCTCGGCGGCCTTCGGCGGGGCGGCCGAGGGCGCCAGCAGGTCCGGATCGCCGGCCAGGATCCGGGCGTGCATCG is part of the Kitasatospora setae KM-6054 genome and harbors:
- a CDS encoding AfsR/SARP family transcriptional regulator, with amino-acid sequence MEHQDTRSAEALRFQVLGPVQAWRGGVPLALGSPQQQAVLVALLLSEGRPVTTDDLVDGIWGDRTPPQAVAALRTYVSRLRSVLEPNRAARKPSEVLVSMTDGYALRIPADALDSTVFEQRVAEASAARTEGGLRPAHDTLVAALDLWRGRPLPGVPGPYAETQRGRLAERQLAVAEERCALALEIGLHADVVAELNSLSSAYPLRERLRELLMLALYRSGRQAESLGVYADTRKLLIDELGVEPGGGLSAMHARILAGDPDLLAPSAAPPKAAEEPAPFVPPAQLPADVSDFSGRGKMVNELRDVLRAGSGQAVVVTSLAGIGGVGKTTLAVHVAHSLRPDFPDGQLYVDLRGAGASPADPAVVLGDFLHALGSSDAPDSLEQRAALYRSLLADKRMLILLDNARDAGQLRPLIPGVSGNAVMVTSRSRLAELPGAHLVDIEELTPDEALALFSAIVGAERVGAEPEAALQVVTSCGFLPLAVRIAAARLASRPRWSVSDLARRLADQRNRLQELQLGNLAVETTLGLGYAQLRPDEARAFRLLALVDSPDLPLSAVTALLGVPEPEAEELAEALVEANMLECFTPGRYRYHDLLRLYAQRQNAKLGDEEQQQAALLRLLDLLDATMQNALRVIEPDDLYIEPLHRADSPGRPFPDNDDARDWLRTEMSVLLSAVEAAANAPLPVLRPALDILLCLVSVIEEPILAPRIRTMLRAAAASPAARQDPLALACVHSALGQIHRVGGELADAESELSRSLELQSTDRPILRLITANALAIVLIMAGRPAEALSRYEQAREVVSHLDAPVSEARLLGNMARSYVGLDRHAEAEESARAAVAAARASGNVPCLADTLYQLGVVLRAAGSPGEAALHLREAYELYRQHRHPIWEGYSLARLAACLLADGQFAAAAEAGEESLSIAREIEAAYCQGMANAALGEALLELGQPSRGLACLREALAVFTRLGVPEAQPVQDLIASRHTEPSPPPIAP